AGGACACAAAGGTATTCAAAGAGCCTTTTTGATTCTACTATCTGAAGTGAAATTGGCTGAATAATAAGATCATTTATGTGGGTAATAAATGAGTTACAGATACGATAAATAGGTTTTCCGCTAATTCTCTAAGGTCTGGTAATACAAAAAAAGTCCCTGAAACTAAATAATGATATCAGAACTGATTCTACTTTATGATATATATTTTTTCAAATAACCGAATGTATTTTAACTACTTTCTGAGAGTTTGAAAATGGAATTGCGTTAATTGTTTCTTTTTAAAACTACTTCCATTCACTTTCATTGGTTACAGAATACCGTCCTGATAAAGGATGAATCCCAGTTATAATTATCAACTTATTACTATAACAGATCATTGAAGAAATCCCGGCTTACATCCTACCTAAAATTCCTGCGCTTGCTTGCAATCGCTTTATGTTCAGGACTAGTTTTGACAGGAATTCTCTATTCAAACATACATGCCAAAACAGACCAATCAGAAAATAACACCGTTTATGATGAACCATTCGATATCCTCATCAAAAACGGACGAATCTTAGATGGCACTGGCAATCCCTGGTATTATGCTGATATCGGGATTAATGAAGACCGTATTGTTTGGGTTGGAAAGTCAGATGATGTAACAGCCAATGTAACTCTCGATGCAGAAGGACTTTACGTATCCCCCGGTTTTATTGATGTTCATTCACACGCAGGGTCCGGACTGGCATCGGAATCACTTAGCCATGGTCAGCCACTCCTTGCACAGGGTATTACTTCAGTGGTCGTCAATCCGGACGGCGGCGGAAGTATCGACATTGCAGGTCAGCGGGAAAGCCTTGAAGAACACGGTATCGGGGTGAATGTGATGCAGCTTGTACCCCACGGGACAATTCGGAGAGAAGTGATTGGCAATGATAATCGCCAGCCAACCGAACAAGAGCTTGAAGAGATGAAATCGATCGTGAAAAAAGGAATGCAGGAAGGAGCATTCGGACTTTCAAGCGGGCTTTTTTACACTCCGGGAGCCTACGCGGAGACCGAAGAGGTAATTGAGCTGGCAAAAGTTGCGGCACAATATAATGGCGTATACAGCAGCCATATTCGGGATGAATCGGATTATGATGTGGGGCTTATTGCGTCGGTTGATGAAGTAATTCGCATTGCTGAAGAGGCCAAACTTCCCGGGATTGTTTCTCATATAAAAGCGCTGGGGACCGGGGTCTGGGGATATTCATCGGCTGTGATTAATCGAATAGATCGTGCGCGCGATGAAGGAATTGAAGTTTTTGCTGATCAGTATCCATACCCGGCTTCATCTACAAATCTTACGGCTGTGCTGATACCGGCCTGGGCGCGTGAAGGCGGACGAGCAGACATGCTCCAGCGGCTGGATGACCCGGAGTTGCTGGAGGAAATAAAAACGGAGATGGTGGCGAACCTGGAACGCCGGGGCGGTGCGGAAAGCATTCAGATTGCTGACTATTCTGCCGATGTTGATCAGGAAGGAAAAAGATTGAGTGAAATCGCCGCGCAGATGGACGAAGATGCAATTGATGCCGCCATCAGTTTGATCAAAGTTCAGAACCCAAGAATTGTATCGTTTAATATGCTTGATGAAGATGTAAACC
The window above is part of the Rhodohalobacter sp. SW132 genome. Proteins encoded here:
- a CDS encoding amidohydrolase family protein — its product is MTGILYSNIHAKTDQSENNTVYDEPFDILIKNGRILDGTGNPWYYADIGINEDRIVWVGKSDDVTANVTLDAEGLYVSPGFIDVHSHAGSGLASESLSHGQPLLAQGITSVVVNPDGGGSIDIAGQRESLEEHGIGVNVMQLVPHGTIRREVIGNDNRQPTEQELEEMKSIVKKGMQEGAFGLSSGLFYTPGAYAETEEVIELAKVAAQYNGVYSSHIRDESDYDVGLIASVDEVIRIAEEAKLPGIVSHIKALGTGVWGYSSAVINRIDRARDEGIEVFADQYPYPASSTNLTAVLIPAWAREGGRADMLQRLDDPELLEEIKTEMVANLERRGGAESIQIADYSADVDQEGKRLSEIAAQMDEDAIDAAISLIKVQNPRIVSFNMLDEDVNRFMQQSWTMTSSDGGLVEMGEGVVHPRNYGSFPRKIHHYVQNENVIELSFAIRSMTSLPASVFGLYDRGLLRAGQIADITIFNPETVRDLATYSDPHQLSEGVEHVLINGKFAVKNGEFQNELTGRVLFNQRD